The following proteins come from a genomic window of Streptomyces sp. NBC_00539:
- the eccCa gene encoding type VII secretion protein EccCa, which translates to MSQIVVKRPPRSLPPEVPSDEVRLEAPPELPRGQQEGMLMQLLPMLGMGSSVVFFFMPGAAPFMRIMGVLMLVSTVGMVIAQLVRYRRGTQGQMADVRRDYLKYLAQTRRQVRRTARAQRDAQLYLHPAPDQLWSVVAEGSRLWERRVGDEDFGQARLGLGAQRLATALVAPDTAPVEELEPLTAGAMQRFLKVHSSLDGLPVAVSIRAFYHVTVSGEPESARGTARALVAQLATLHSPEDLMVAVVAAPGAVPSWDWTKWLPHTQLPGQVDGAGTKRLFGDDLGELEGLLGSRLEGRPRFSRDVSPVLDQPHLVVVLDGGMVPPDSVFAAVEGLQGVTIVEVVAGELDEQRGGLSVVVRPGRLRLESGSGVAYEGVPDTLSLPAAEALARQLAPLRTGGGDDDEPLLANLDFTDLLNLGDAAQVDVSRTWRPRSAGERLRVPIGVGEDGTPVMLDLKEAAQEGMGPHGLCVGATGSGKSELLRTLVLGLAVTHTSETLNFVLADFKGGATFTGMGQLPHVAAVITNLADDLTLVDRMGDSIRGELQRRQELLRSAGNYANIHDYEKARAAGAPLEPLASLVLVIDEFSELLTAKPDFIDMFIQIGRIGRSLGVHLLLASQRLEEGKLRGLDTYLSYRIGLRTFSAAESRTAIGVPDAYHLPSVPGSGYLKFGTDEMTRFKAAYVSGTYRSGGPDLAVGPFPVERRPALFTAAPVPVVYAAPDPAYLAAQETRGDDALADTVLDVIVGRLEGQGVPAHQVWLPPLDQAPPLDQLLPALAPSGTRGLHAQGYTRPGGLVVPLGLIDKPFEQRREVLYRDFSGAAGHMMVVGGPQSGKSTLMRTLISSFALTHTPAEVQFYGLDFGGGSLSSVADLPHVGGIASRLDPERVRRTVAEVAGVLNRREEFFRANGIDSIGTYRRRRAAGELPGEAWGDVFLVVDGWGGFRGEYEGLEQVVTDIASRGLGYGIHVVVTAARYMEVRAALKDQILSRLELRLGDVMDSEFDRRVAANVPTGMPGRGQVPEKLHFLGALPRIDGSHSAEDLSEGTAAFVAAVKETWAGPSAPGVRLLPRLLHADQLPKGGEFPGQGISIGVDETDLEPVFIDFETDPFFLVFGESESGKTNLLRLIAQRIAERYSPDQAKLVVGDYRRSLLGALPEEHLLEYAPMANSLQMHMEALGGVFSRRQPPDDVTPQQLRDRSWWTGPDVFIIIDDYDLVATSQGNPLTQLVEFLPFARDTGVRFIIARNSAGASRALYEPFMQRIKELGAQGVVLSGDPSEGDLLGNVRPRPLPPGRGYSVSRRRGTSLVQIGRLPVQGA; encoded by the coding sequence GTGAGCCAGATCGTCGTGAAACGCCCGCCCAGGTCGCTGCCCCCGGAGGTGCCGTCGGACGAGGTGAGGCTGGAGGCTCCGCCGGAACTCCCGCGGGGGCAGCAGGAGGGCATGCTGATGCAGCTCCTGCCGATGCTCGGCATGGGCTCTTCGGTCGTCTTCTTCTTCATGCCGGGTGCGGCCCCGTTCATGCGCATCATGGGTGTGCTGATGCTGGTGTCCACGGTGGGCATGGTGATCGCCCAGCTGGTGCGTTACCGGCGCGGTACGCAGGGGCAGATGGCGGACGTGCGCCGTGACTACCTCAAGTACCTTGCGCAGACACGGCGTCAGGTGCGACGGACCGCGCGGGCGCAGCGCGACGCGCAGCTGTACCTGCACCCGGCCCCGGACCAGTTGTGGTCGGTGGTGGCGGAGGGCTCGCGGCTGTGGGAGCGGCGGGTCGGCGACGAGGACTTCGGGCAGGCCCGGCTGGGGCTTGGCGCACAGCGCCTGGCGACTGCGCTGGTGGCTCCGGACACCGCTCCGGTGGAGGAACTGGAGCCGTTGACGGCCGGGGCGATGCAGCGCTTCCTCAAGGTGCACTCCTCACTGGACGGGCTGCCGGTGGCGGTGTCGATCCGGGCGTTCTACCACGTGACGGTGTCCGGGGAGCCGGAGTCGGCGCGCGGTACGGCGCGGGCGCTGGTGGCACAGCTGGCGACGCTGCACTCCCCCGAGGACCTGATGGTCGCGGTGGTGGCGGCGCCGGGCGCGGTGCCCTCGTGGGACTGGACGAAGTGGCTGCCGCACACGCAGCTGCCCGGGCAGGTCGACGGGGCGGGCACCAAGCGGCTGTTCGGGGACGACCTGGGCGAGCTGGAGGGGCTGCTGGGGTCCCGGCTGGAGGGGCGGCCGCGGTTCAGCCGGGACGTTTCGCCGGTGCTGGACCAGCCGCACCTGGTGGTCGTGCTCGATGGCGGGATGGTGCCCCCGGACTCGGTGTTCGCGGCCGTCGAGGGCTTGCAGGGCGTAACCATCGTCGAGGTGGTTGCGGGCGAGCTCGACGAGCAGCGGGGCGGGCTCTCGGTCGTCGTGCGGCCGGGCCGGCTGCGGCTGGAGTCGGGCTCGGGCGTCGCGTACGAGGGGGTCCCGGACACGCTGTCGCTGCCGGCGGCGGAGGCCCTGGCACGGCAGTTGGCGCCGCTGCGGACCGGTGGCGGTGACGACGACGAGCCGCTGCTGGCGAACCTGGACTTCACGGACCTGCTGAACCTGGGCGACGCGGCGCAGGTCGACGTGTCGCGCACCTGGCGGCCGCGGTCGGCCGGCGAGCGGCTGCGCGTGCCGATCGGCGTCGGCGAGGACGGCACGCCGGTCATGCTGGACCTCAAGGAGGCCGCGCAGGAGGGCATGGGCCCGCACGGCCTGTGCGTGGGCGCGACGGGTTCGGGCAAGTCGGAGCTGCTGCGCACGCTGGTGCTGGGGCTGGCGGTCACGCACACCTCGGAGACGCTGAACTTCGTCCTCGCCGACTTCAAGGGCGGTGCGACGTTCACGGGCATGGGGCAACTGCCGCACGTGGCGGCCGTGATCACCAACCTGGCGGACGACCTGACGCTCGTGGACCGCATGGGCGACTCGATCCGCGGCGAGTTGCAGCGCCGCCAGGAGCTGCTGCGCTCGGCGGGCAACTACGCGAACATCCACGACTACGAGAAGGCGCGCGCGGCGGGTGCCCCGCTGGAGCCGCTGGCCTCGCTGGTGCTGGTCATCGACGAGTTCAGCGAGCTGCTGACGGCGAAGCCGGACTTCATCGACATGTTCATCCAGATCGGCCGGATCGGCCGTTCGCTGGGCGTGCACCTGCTGCTGGCCTCGCAGCGGCTGGAGGAGGGCAAGCTGCGCGGCCTGGACACGTACCTGTCGTACCGGATCGGTCTGCGGACGTTCTCGGCGGCGGAGTCCCGGACGGCGATCGGCGTGCCGGACGCGTACCACCTGCCGTCGGTCCCGGGTTCGGGGTACTTGAAGTTCGGCACCGACGAGATGACCCGCTTCAAGGCGGCGTACGTCTCGGGCACCTACCGCTCGGGCGGCCCGGACCTGGCGGTGGGGCCGTTCCCGGTGGAGCGGCGGCCCGCGCTGTTCACGGCGGCGCCGGTGCCGGTGGTGTACGCGGCTCCGGACCCGGCGTACCTCGCGGCGCAGGAGACGCGGGGCGACGACGCGCTCGCGGACACGGTGCTGGACGTGATCGTGGGCCGGCTGGAGGGGCAGGGCGTGCCGGCGCACCAGGTGTGGCTGCCGCCGCTCGACCAGGCGCCGCCGCTGGACCAGTTGCTGCCGGCGCTGGCGCCCAGCGGGACGAGGGGCCTGCACGCGCAGGGGTACACGCGGCCCGGCGGCCTCGTCGTACCGCTCGGCCTCATCGACAAGCCGTTCGAGCAGCGGCGCGAGGTGCTGTACCGGGACTTCTCGGGGGCGGCGGGCCACATGATGGTGGTCGGCGGCCCGCAGTCGGGCAAGTCGACGCTGATGCGGACGCTGATCTCCTCGTTCGCGCTGACGCACACCCCCGCAGAGGTGCAGTTCTACGGGCTGGACTTCGGCGGCGGCTCCCTCTCGTCGGTCGCGGACCTGCCGCACGTGGGCGGGATCGCCTCACGGCTGGACCCGGAACGGGTGCGGCGTACGGTCGCGGAGGTGGCGGGGGTGCTGAACCGCCGCGAGGAATTCTTCCGCGCCAACGGCATCGACTCGATCGGCACCTACCGGCGCCGGCGCGCGGCCGGGGAGCTGCCGGGCGAGGCGTGGGGCGACGTGTTCCTCGTGGTCGACGGCTGGGGCGGTTTCCGGGGCGAGTACGAGGGCCTGGAGCAGGTCGTCACGGACATCGCGTCCCGGGGTCTGGGATACGGCATCCACGTGGTGGTCACGGCAGCGCGGTACATGGAGGTCCGGGCCGCGCTCAAGGACCAGATCCTGAGCCGGCTGGAGCTGCGGCTCGGTGACGTCATGGACTCCGAGTTCGACCGCAGGGTCGCCGCGAACGTCCCGACGGGGATGCCGGGCCGCGGTCAGGTGCCGGAGAAGCTGCACTTCCTGGGCGCGCTGCCGCGCATCGACGGGTCGCACAGCGCGGAGGACCTCTCGGAGGGCACGGCCGCGTTCGTGGCGGCGGTCAAGGAGACCTGGGCGGGGCCCTCGGCCCCGGGGGTGCGGCTGCTGCCGAGGCTGCTGCACGCGGACCAGCTGCCCAAGGGCGGCGAGTTCCCGGGGCAGGGGATCTCGATCGGTGTGGACGAGACGGACCTGGAGCCGGTGTTCATCGACTTCGAGACCGACCCGTTCTTCCTGGTCTTCGGCGAGAGCGAGTCGGGCAAGACGAACCTGCTGCGGCTCATCGCGCAGCGGATCGCCGAGCGGTACAGCCCCGACCAGGCCAAGCTGGTCGTCGGCGACTACCGGCGCAGTCTGCTCGGGGCGCTGCCGGAGGAGCACCTCCTGGAGTACGCGCCGATGGCGAACTCGCTGCAGATGCACATGGAGGCGCTGGGCGGGGTGTTCTCCCGCAGGCAGCCGCCGGACGACGTCACCCCGCAGCAGCTGCGCGACCGCAGCTGGTGGACGGGCCCCGACGTCTTCATCATCATCGACGACTACGACCTCGTGGCCACCAGCCAGGGCAATCCGCTCACGCAGCTGGTGGAGTTCCTGCCCTTCGCCCGGGACACGGGCGTGCGCTTCATCATCGCGCGCAATTCCGCCGGTGCCTCGCGGGCGCTGTACGAGCCGTTCATGCAGCGGATCAAGGAGCTGGGGGCGCAGGGCGTGGTGCTCTCCGGCGACCCGTCCGAAGGGGACCTGCTGGGCAACGTCAGGCCGCGTCCGCTGCCTCCGGGGCGGGGCTACTCCGTCTCGCGCAGGCGCGGTACGTCACTGGTCCAGATCGGGCGGCTGCCCGTCCAGGGGGCGTGA
- a CDS encoding DUF397 domain-containing protein, with protein MGSQQEKDELYALDISGVEWEGPPGTSPDEERVEIAKLPDGAVAMRSSLDRETVLRYTAAEWEAFVLGARDGEFDLR; from the coding sequence ATGGGGTCCCAGCAGGAGAAGGACGAGCTGTACGCGCTCGACATCAGCGGCGTCGAGTGGGAGGGCCCGCCCGGGACCAGCCCCGACGAGGAGCGCGTGGAGATCGCGAAGCTGCCCGACGGGGCGGTGGCGATGCGGTCGTCGCTGGACCGGGAGACCGTGCTGCGGTACACGGCGGCCGAGTGGGAGGCGTTCGTGCTCGGCGCCCGGGACGGCGAGTTCGACCTGCGCTGA
- a CDS encoding WXG100 family type VII secretion target: protein MSGNDGHTKVRYESVQQMADRIRVVSQNILKDLDEMDTAVKVVTDTWDGEAHREYVALQKKYKAAADHMHKQLETVAQLIERGKGDYHATDIKASRLFTEAY, encoded by the coding sequence ATGTCCGGTAACGACGGCCACACCAAGGTCAGGTACGAAAGCGTCCAGCAGATGGCGGACCGCATCCGCGTGGTGTCGCAGAACATCCTCAAGGACCTGGACGAGATGGACACCGCCGTCAAGGTCGTCACGGACACCTGGGACGGTGAGGCGCACCGCGAGTACGTCGCCCTCCAGAAGAAGTACAAGGCCGCCGCCGACCACATGCACAAGCAGCTGGAGACCGTCGCCCAGCTCATCGAGCGCGGCAAGGGCGACTACCACGCCACGGACATCAAGGCCTCGCGCCTGTTCACCGAGGCCTACTGA
- a CDS encoding WXG100 family type VII secretion target: MTSNFGLADDPVVKAANRISETAEAVSRQSRELADIIATVSAGWTGVGAGGFVKAQEDINTDHDKIRRLLGVLHHAVSETKNLSNAQDEDVRQAFAAANKSGLNNL, translated from the coding sequence ATGACGAGCAATTTCGGACTTGCGGACGATCCGGTCGTCAAGGCGGCCAACAGGATCTCCGAGACGGCCGAGGCCGTGTCGCGGCAGTCGCGTGAACTGGCCGACATCATCGCGACGGTGAGCGCGGGCTGGACCGGCGTGGGCGCCGGAGGCTTCGTCAAGGCGCAGGAGGACATCAACACCGACCACGACAAGATCCGCCGGCTGCTCGGCGTCCTGCACCACGCGGTGTCGGAGACGAAGAACCTGAGCAACGCCCAGGACGAGGACGTGCGTCAGGCTTTCGCCGCCGCCAACAAGTCCGGCCTCAACAACCTCTGA
- the mycP gene encoding type VII secretion-associated serine protease mycosin — protein sequence MPQQPSGRRATAVRSLLLSSVLALVAACGTGPAAPGSPGALSLAGGGECTFPMKQQIADRPWALQRLLLDALWARTRGKGVRVAVIDTGVDRVNPQLGGALDTGAGKDFVDPKGGDGTNDTVGHGTRVAGLIAARPQAGTGFVGLAPEATVIPIRQNDGQGNGNAATLAQAIDHAVSKGAQVINISQDTDVPLSADSDLAKAVQRAIEAKVVVVASAGNDGLTGQKRKTYPAAFPGVLAVAASDRNNERAAFSQPGDFIGVAAPGVDMVSTVPGFGQCLDNGTSFSAPYVAGVAALLRAAHPDWSVQQIVWQIENTAERSVNGHDDYVGWGVVDPVRALTQDGEAPKAPVPDPGPPPAAAPQAAGLHLTETVQEREERFGTYALGTAVVLIAVIAGTATVMRDARRRRRPVR from the coding sequence ATGCCACAGCAACCGTCCGGGCGCCGCGCCACGGCCGTGCGGAGCCTGCTCCTGAGCTCAGTCCTGGCCCTCGTCGCGGCGTGCGGTACGGGCCCCGCCGCCCCGGGGTCCCCGGGCGCGCTGTCCCTCGCCGGCGGGGGCGAGTGCACCTTCCCGATGAAGCAGCAGATCGCCGACCGGCCCTGGGCCCTGCAACGGCTGCTCCTGGACGCCCTGTGGGCCCGCACCCGCGGCAAGGGCGTCCGCGTCGCGGTGATCGACACCGGCGTGGACCGGGTCAACCCGCAGCTCGGCGGCGCCCTCGACACCGGCGCGGGCAAGGACTTCGTCGACCCCAAGGGCGGTGACGGCACCAACGACACCGTGGGTCACGGCACCAGGGTCGCCGGCCTGATCGCCGCCCGACCCCAGGCCGGCACCGGCTTCGTGGGTCTCGCCCCGGAAGCCACCGTCATCCCGATCCGGCAGAACGACGGGCAGGGCAACGGCAACGCCGCCACCCTCGCCCAGGCGATCGACCACGCGGTGTCCAAGGGCGCCCAGGTCATCAACATCTCCCAGGACACCGACGTCCCGCTGAGCGCGGACTCCGACCTCGCCAAGGCGGTCCAGCGGGCCATCGAAGCGAAGGTCGTGGTCGTCGCCTCCGCCGGCAACGACGGCCTCACCGGGCAGAAGCGCAAGACCTACCCGGCGGCCTTCCCCGGGGTCCTCGCCGTCGCCGCCTCCGACCGCAACAACGAGCGGGCCGCCTTCTCCCAGCCCGGCGACTTCATCGGCGTCGCGGCCCCCGGCGTCGACATGGTCTCCACCGTCCCCGGCTTCGGCCAGTGCCTGGACAACGGCACGAGCTTCTCCGCCCCCTACGTCGCCGGAGTCGCCGCCCTGCTGCGGGCCGCGCACCCGGACTGGAGCGTGCAGCAGATCGTCTGGCAGATCGAGAACACCGCCGAACGCTCCGTGAACGGCCACGACGACTACGTCGGCTGGGGCGTGGTCGACCCGGTACGGGCCCTCACCCAGGACGGCGAAGCCCCCAAGGCCCCCGTCCCGGACCCGGGCCCGCCGCCCGCGGCCGCGCCCCAAGCGGCCGGGCTGCACCTCACCGAGACCGTGCAGGAGCGGGAGGAGCGGTTCGGTACGTACGCCCTGGGAACCGCCGTCGTACTCATCGCCGTCATCGCGGGTACCGCCACCGTCATGCGCGACGCCCGCAGGCGCCGACGCCCCGTGCGGTGA
- the eccB gene encoding type VII secretion protein EccB, translated as MASRRDELNAYTFAKRRTVAAFLQPSATGTEEGAPRPLRAVVPGLVVGALVVAGFGAWGMFKPQAPKGWDEPGTQVIVGKQSTTRYVVLTTKVNGKDQTRLHPVLNLASARLLLDPAKFKVVQIDDKILDAGKPPRGPIIGIPYAPDRLPAPADAGKAKRWAVCQQPGGNGKGVQTAAFVLADREARLMDDGRKTTETQVLYVQNTGGAKERYLVDAAGTKYRFPEGNADAATITTALVGTGATPQPVTEQWLATLTPGDDLAFPQLPGRAGEKAAVQGLGTADSKVGMVLTAQTGSGTQYYVVLPDRVAPVSEFVAWLLISAPAADGLDMHGKAHEVDLQSLNPDATPFKNDAKWPQRRVSQVNRVTAAPGPASGAALRDTVCAVLRSVDGQGNPTLSTWAGTGFPVDITAGGTGAYVTPGSGLLYTQVQGRQTTAGGSTFLVTDTGLRYAVQANGDSDAEQSGIGAGGPKQPGAGDGRPEASQAQIRLGYGGVTPAMVPIAWSEFLSKGPRLDTNSARQPQGS; from the coding sequence ATGGCATCACGGCGTGATGAACTCAACGCGTACACCTTCGCGAAGCGGCGCACGGTGGCAGCGTTCCTCCAGCCCTCCGCCACCGGTACCGAGGAAGGCGCGCCCCGCCCGCTGCGCGCCGTGGTCCCCGGCCTGGTGGTCGGCGCCCTCGTGGTCGCGGGCTTCGGCGCCTGGGGGATGTTCAAACCGCAGGCGCCCAAGGGCTGGGACGAGCCCGGCACGCAGGTCATCGTCGGCAAGCAGTCGACCACCCGGTACGTGGTCCTGACCACGAAGGTCAACGGCAAGGACCAGACCAGGCTGCACCCCGTGCTGAACCTGGCGTCCGCCCGACTGCTGCTGGATCCCGCGAAGTTCAAGGTCGTCCAGATCGACGACAAGATCCTTGACGCGGGCAAGCCGCCGCGGGGCCCGATCATAGGCATCCCCTACGCCCCCGACCGGCTGCCCGCCCCGGCCGACGCGGGCAAGGCCAAGCGCTGGGCCGTCTGCCAGCAGCCCGGCGGCAACGGCAAGGGCGTCCAGACCGCCGCGTTCGTCCTCGCCGACCGGGAGGCGCGTCTGATGGACGACGGCCGCAAGACCACCGAGACGCAGGTGCTGTACGTGCAGAACACCGGCGGCGCCAAGGAGCGCTACCTGGTCGACGCGGCCGGCACCAAGTACCGGTTCCCCGAGGGCAACGCCGACGCGGCGACGATCACGACGGCCCTGGTCGGCACCGGCGCCACTCCCCAGCCGGTCACCGAACAGTGGCTCGCCACCCTCACCCCCGGCGACGACCTGGCCTTCCCGCAACTGCCCGGCAGGGCGGGCGAGAAGGCCGCCGTGCAGGGTCTGGGCACCGCCGACAGCAAGGTCGGCATGGTGCTGACCGCCCAGACCGGTTCCGGCACCCAGTACTACGTCGTCCTGCCCGACCGGGTCGCACCCGTCTCGGAGTTCGTGGCCTGGCTGCTGATCTCGGCGCCCGCGGCCGACGGCCTCGACATGCACGGCAAGGCCCACGAGGTGGACCTGCAGTCCCTCAACCCGGACGCCACCCCGTTCAAGAACGACGCCAAGTGGCCCCAGCGCAGGGTCTCCCAGGTCAACCGGGTGACCGCCGCCCCCGGCCCGGCGTCCGGCGCCGCCCTGCGCGACACGGTCTGCGCGGTGCTGCGCTCCGTCGACGGCCAGGGCAACCCCACGCTGAGCACCTGGGCGGGCACCGGCTTCCCCGTCGACATCACCGCCGGCGGTACCGGCGCGTACGTCACCCCGGGCTCGGGCCTGCTCTACACCCAGGTCCAGGGCCGCCAGACCACGGCCGGCGGCTCCACGTTCCTGGTCACCGACACGGGTCTGCGGTACGCCGTCCAGGCCAACGGCGACAGTGACGCGGAGCAGTCCGGGATCGGCGCCGGCGGCCCCAAGCAGCCGGGCGCGGGCGACGGCCGGCCCGAGGCGAGCCAGGCGCAGATCCGGCTGGGCTACGGCGGGGTCACCCCGGCCATGGTGCCCATCGCCTGGTCGGAGTTCCTCTCCAAGGGGCCGCGCCTGGACACCAACTCCGCCCGTCAGCCGCAGGGTTCGTGA
- the eccE gene encoding type VII secretion protein EccE: protein MTATATQPRTAPAAPATPARTGVTPHPRSTPGRFGPFRLQQLVLLQIAAAALLVAWVVEPLLLVPAGVLALVLVPLALVRRHQRSLPEWIGGALALRTRRRRAAARSVPAGVEPGLAPLVEAEPALRTLTFSDRDRRPVGMVGDGTFLTAVVQVDMDATALRPDRGTRPLPLGLVRDVLEVDGIRLESAQLVQHTQPAPAPHLPPQAMATRNYAPLQASTGAPAVRLTWIALKLDPELCPEAVTARGGGLGGAQRCLVRIADQLASRLTGAGFRAVVLTEQELTGALATSSCANPMAITQAGRSSGTGRRTEETARTWRCDDRRHTTYWIGRWPQLGGAGAAALPQFVALLTSLPALATNFSLTIAPAERQGVTLTGHVRVTGRSDEELVAARRELERTARGIRTGLVRLDREQVPGLLASLPLGGAR, encoded by the coding sequence GTGACGGCCACCGCGACGCAGCCACGAACGGCCCCGGCGGCACCGGCCACACCGGCGCGCACCGGGGTCACACCGCATCCGCGGTCCACCCCGGGCCGGTTCGGGCCGTTCCGGCTGCAACAGCTGGTGCTCCTCCAGATCGCGGCCGCCGCCCTGCTGGTGGCCTGGGTGGTGGAACCGCTGCTGCTGGTGCCCGCCGGGGTACTGGCGCTGGTCCTGGTGCCGCTCGCGCTCGTACGCCGGCACCAGCGCTCCCTGCCCGAGTGGATCGGGGGCGCGCTCGCCCTGCGCACGCGGCGCCGCCGGGCCGCGGCACGCTCCGTACCGGCCGGCGTCGAGCCGGGGCTGGCTCCGCTGGTCGAGGCCGAACCCGCCCTGCGGACGCTGACGTTCAGCGACCGTGACCGCCGGCCGGTCGGCATGGTCGGCGACGGCACGTTCCTGACGGCCGTCGTCCAGGTGGACATGGACGCCACCGCCCTGCGGCCCGACCGGGGGACGCGCCCGCTGCCGCTGGGGCTCGTCCGGGACGTCCTCGAAGTCGACGGGATCCGGCTGGAGAGCGCCCAGTTGGTGCAGCACACGCAGCCGGCGCCCGCCCCGCACCTGCCGCCCCAGGCGATGGCCACCCGCAACTACGCCCCGCTCCAGGCCAGTACGGGCGCGCCGGCGGTACGGCTGACGTGGATCGCGCTCAAGCTCGACCCGGAGCTGTGCCCGGAGGCGGTCACGGCGCGCGGCGGCGGACTGGGCGGCGCGCAGCGGTGCCTGGTGCGGATCGCGGACCAGCTGGCGAGCCGGCTGACCGGCGCCGGGTTCCGGGCGGTGGTGCTGACCGAGCAGGAGCTGACGGGCGCGCTGGCCACGTCCTCCTGCGCGAATCCGATGGCGATCACCCAGGCCGGCCGGTCCTCGGGCACGGGCCGCCGCACGGAGGAGACGGCGCGCACGTGGCGCTGCGACGACCGGCGGCACACGACGTACTGGATAGGCCGCTGGCCGCAGTTGGGCGGGGCGGGCGCGGCGGCGCTGCCGCAGTTCGTGGCGCTGCTCACGTCACTGCCCGCGCTCGCGACGAACTTCAGCCTGACGATCGCCCCCGCCGAGCGGCAGGGCGTGACGCTGACCGGGCACGTTCGGGTGACGGGGCGCAGCGACGAGGAACTGGTGGCCGCCCGCCGCGAACTGGAGCGGACGGCGCGCGGCATCAGGACCGGGCTCGTCCGGCTGGACCGCGAACAGGTACCGGGCCTGCTGGCCTCGCTGCCACTGGGAGGAGCACGATGA